One window of the Oncorhynchus mykiss isolate Arlee chromosome 5, USDA_OmykA_1.1, whole genome shotgun sequence genome contains the following:
- the LOC110523894 gene encoding cathepsin L1-like isoform X1 — protein sequence MPLFQSCLTMMSLYLAVLVLCMSAVYAAPMFDSQLEGHWHLWKNWHSKNYHESEEGWRRMVWEKNLKKIEMHNLDHSMGKHSYRLGMNNFGDMTNEEFRQLMNGYKQATERKYKGSLFMEPNYLQAPEAVDWREKGYVTPIKDQCSCGSCWAFSSTGAIEGQQFRKTGNLVSLSEQNLMDCSRPQGNEGCNGGLMDLAFQYVKDNGGLDTEASYPYVGKDDDICHYRPEFSAVNETGFVDIPSGKEHALMMAVASVGPIAVAIDASHESFQFYQSGIYYEQECSSVELDHGVLVVGYGFEGEDVDGKKFWIVKNSWSEKWGDKGYIYMAKDRKNHCGIATAASYPLV from the exons ATGCcgttgtttcaaag ctgttTGACCATGATGTCCCTGTACTTGGCAGTGTTGGTGCTCTGTATGAGTGCTGTGTATGCGGCCCCTATGTTTGACTCTCAGTTGGAGGGCCACTGGCACTTGTGGAAGAACTGGCACAGCAAGAACTACCATGAG AGCGAGGAGGGCTGGAGGAGGATGGTTTGGGAAAAGAACCTGAAAAAAATTGAGATGCACAACCTGGACCACTCTATGGGAAAACACTCCTATCGTCTGGGCATGAACAACTTTGGTGACATG ACCAACGAAGAGTTCAGGCAGCTCATGAACGGCTACAAGCAGGCGACTGAGAGGAAGTACAAGGGCTCTCTGTTCATGGAGCCCAATTACCTGCAGGCCCCTGAAGCCGTGGACTGGAGAGAGAAGGGCTACGTCACTCCCATCAAGGACCAG TGCTCATGTGGGTCTTGCTGGGCGTTCAGTTCCACCGGAGCCATAGAGGGCCAGCAATTCAGGAAGACTGGCAATCTGGTGTCTCTGAGTGAACAGAACCTGATGGACTGCTCCAGACCCCAGGGCAACGAGGGCTGTAATGGGGGTCTCATGGACTTGGCGTTCCAGTATGTAAAGGACAACGGCGGCCTGGACACAGAGGCGTCCTACCCCTATGTGGGCAAG GATGATGATATTTGCCACTACCGACCAGAGTTCAGTGCTGTCAATGAAACTGGCTTTGTGGACATCCCCAGTGGCAAAGAACACGCTCTGATGATGGCTGTGGCGTCTGTCGGCCCCATCGCTGTCGCCATCGATGCCAGCCACGAATCCTTCCAGTTCTACCAGTCTG GGATCTATTATGAGCAGGAGTGCAGCAGTGTGGAGCTTGACCATGGAGTTCTGGTGGTGGGATACGGTTTTGAAGGAGAGGATGTAGATGGCAAGAAATTCTGGATTGTCAAGAACAG CTGGAGCGAGAAATGGGGAGACAAAGGCTACATCTACATGGCCAAAGACAGGAAGAACCACTGTGGCATCGCCACGGCAGCCAGCTACCCACTGGTCTAG
- the LOC110523894 gene encoding cathepsin L1-like isoform X2: MMSLYLAVLVLCMSAVYAAPMFDSQLEGHWHLWKNWHSKNYHESEEGWRRMVWEKNLKKIEMHNLDHSMGKHSYRLGMNNFGDMTNEEFRQLMNGYKQATERKYKGSLFMEPNYLQAPEAVDWREKGYVTPIKDQCSCGSCWAFSSTGAIEGQQFRKTGNLVSLSEQNLMDCSRPQGNEGCNGGLMDLAFQYVKDNGGLDTEASYPYVGKDDDICHYRPEFSAVNETGFVDIPSGKEHALMMAVASVGPIAVAIDASHESFQFYQSGIYYEQECSSVELDHGVLVVGYGFEGEDVDGKKFWIVKNSWSEKWGDKGYIYMAKDRKNHCGIATAASYPLV, translated from the exons ATGATGTCCCTGTACTTGGCAGTGTTGGTGCTCTGTATGAGTGCTGTGTATGCGGCCCCTATGTTTGACTCTCAGTTGGAGGGCCACTGGCACTTGTGGAAGAACTGGCACAGCAAGAACTACCATGAG AGCGAGGAGGGCTGGAGGAGGATGGTTTGGGAAAAGAACCTGAAAAAAATTGAGATGCACAACCTGGACCACTCTATGGGAAAACACTCCTATCGTCTGGGCATGAACAACTTTGGTGACATG ACCAACGAAGAGTTCAGGCAGCTCATGAACGGCTACAAGCAGGCGACTGAGAGGAAGTACAAGGGCTCTCTGTTCATGGAGCCCAATTACCTGCAGGCCCCTGAAGCCGTGGACTGGAGAGAGAAGGGCTACGTCACTCCCATCAAGGACCAG TGCTCATGTGGGTCTTGCTGGGCGTTCAGTTCCACCGGAGCCATAGAGGGCCAGCAATTCAGGAAGACTGGCAATCTGGTGTCTCTGAGTGAACAGAACCTGATGGACTGCTCCAGACCCCAGGGCAACGAGGGCTGTAATGGGGGTCTCATGGACTTGGCGTTCCAGTATGTAAAGGACAACGGCGGCCTGGACACAGAGGCGTCCTACCCCTATGTGGGCAAG GATGATGATATTTGCCACTACCGACCAGAGTTCAGTGCTGTCAATGAAACTGGCTTTGTGGACATCCCCAGTGGCAAAGAACACGCTCTGATGATGGCTGTGGCGTCTGTCGGCCCCATCGCTGTCGCCATCGATGCCAGCCACGAATCCTTCCAGTTCTACCAGTCTG GGATCTATTATGAGCAGGAGTGCAGCAGTGTGGAGCTTGACCATGGAGTTCTGGTGGTGGGATACGGTTTTGAAGGAGAGGATGTAGATGGCAAGAAATTCTGGATTGTCAAGAACAG CTGGAGCGAGAAATGGGGAGACAAAGGCTACATCTACATGGCCAAAGACAGGAAGAACCACTGTGGCATCGCCACGGCAGCCAGCTACCCACTGGTCTAG